GGTGCTGGCTCCCAACGtgggtgtcccccccccggccccgaaTGGTTCAGTCCAGGCtgggaccccatagggatggaCCAACCCATTACGGgcccctatgggggggggggggaaacaccCCTTTGTGGCTCTTTAATGGGGTCCCCCCCATTATAACCCTCTATGGGGGTTACCCCCCCTATATGGGGGTGGGATACCCCATTCGGAGCTGATCTAAGGGGGTTTCACCCCAAAtctgcctcccccccccagggAACCCCCCTAAAGGTGGATGTGCAGGGGGAGATGCGACTCAAGTGCTACATCCCCAACTGCAGAGGTGAGGGGGGGCACCCACAGGGTGCACttatgggtgccccccccccctaatcacctatgggtgcccccccctccatcacctatgggtgcccccccccccccatcacctatgggtgccccccccccatcacctatgggtccccccccccatcacctatgggtgctccccccaccccatcacctatgggtgcccccccaCATCACCTATGGGTACCCCCCTCCATCacctatgggtgcccccccatcacctatgggtgcccccccccccatcacctatgggtgctccccccaccccatcacctatgggtgctccccccaccccatcacctatgggtgcccccccatcacctatgggtgcccccaacatcacctatgggtgcccccccatcacctatgggtgcccccaacatcacctatgggtgcccccccatcacctatgggtgcccccaacatcacctatgggtgcccccccatcacctatgggtgcccccccccccatcacctatgggtgctcccccccaccccatcacctatgggtgctccccccaccccatcacctatgggtgcccccaacatcacctatgggtgcccccccccccccccatcacctatgggtgcccccattCACCTCCATTGCCCCCCCCAGAGCTGCGCCTTGGGCTGAGTGAGGAATTCTGCGTGGGAAAAGCAGAGTTGAGGGGTGagaccccccccattgacccccattaaccccccattgacccccattcacccccattgacccccattcagccccattactccccccattgcccccttaGCACccatcccattgaccccagcacccataacTCCCatacccccatcacccccataccccccacaGACCCatacccccatcacccccataccccccacagccccattgcaccccacagccccattgcaccccatagcccccattgcaccccataccccccacagccccattgcaccccatagcccccattgcaccccatagcccccattgcaccccatagccccatagcccccattgcaccccatagGCTATGGGACCCAGGTGCGTGTGGACGAGGTCTCCTTCCACCCCTGTGTCAACCTGGAGGAGTTCGAGGCCCAGCGGGTGCTGCGGGTGACCCCCCCCCAAGGAGAGGtaaccccaacccccccccgtGCTCCCCTATGGTACAGTCCATTAGAGCCCTATAGGAGGGGCTCAGCCCATTCAGAGCCTATATGGGGGGGTCACCCCATTTGGAACCTATAGGACCCCTATATTGCCCCCCATAGGTGACCCTGATGCGGTACCAGCTCCTGGATGACGTCCCCACACCGCTGCCCTTCCGCCTGTACCCCCATATGGAGTGGGACCCTATGGGGAGGTGAGGGGGGACCCCCATACTGACCCCTATATGGGGGGTGTACCCCATTCTAACCCCTATATGGGGGTTCACCCCATTCTGACCCCTATATGGGGGGTTCACCCCATTCTAACCCTATATGGGGGTTCACCCCATTTTAACCCTATATGGGGGGTTCACCCCCATTCTAACCCTATATGGGGGGTTCACCCCATTCTAACCCTATATGGGGGGTTCACCCCATTCTCACCCTATATGGGGGGTGCACCCCATTCTAACCCTATATGGGGGGTTCACCCCATTCTCACCCTATACTGGGGTCCCCACAGGCTCCGGCTGCACCTAAAGCTCCGCTGCGACCTCCCCCCTAATAAGTAGGTGCTGGTGGGCGTGGCCTGggcagggggcgtggcctggaCCAATGGGGGCGTGGTTACgtgggagggggcgtggccatgGCCGGCAGAGGGGTCACTGAGGGGCCGGGTGTGGGCGTGgccaatggggatgggggcgTGGCCGCGGGTGGAGTGGGCGGAGCTTAACCAGCCTCGTTTCCAGCCACGCCATCAACATCCGCCTGGAGCTGCCACTTCCCAAGGGGGTGACCAGGTGGGTGATACCAttggggggggaaaggggggggtccccccattGAAACACCATTATaatccccattgcccccactataaccccattataaccccattgatcccattataaccccattataatccccattgctccccattatAACTCCATTGTAACCCTCATTGCCCCCCTCTGTAACCCCATTATAACCTGtattgctcccattgctccccattataaccccattgcccccattataacccccattataacccccattgatcccattatAACTCCCATTATaacccccattataacccccaTTATAATCACATTCCCCCCCACTGTAACCCCCACTAcaaccccattgccccccattgtaaccccattataacccccattataaccccattgcccccattataaccccattgcccccattgtatccccattgcccccattataacccccattataaccccactataaccccattataaccccattataaccccactataaccccattataaccccattataaccccactataaccccattataaccccattataaccccattctaaccccattataaccccactataaccccattataaccccattataaccccattataaccccattataaccccattcTAACCCCATTctaaccccattgccccccattgtaATCCCCATTATATCCCCCATTctaaccccattgcccccattgcccccagtgTGGCGCAGGAGCTCAGCAGCCCTGACCAACGGGCCGAGGTCCCCCCCGGCTCCCAGTGCATCCAATGGGACATCCCCAAGTGCCGCGGGGGGGCGCAGGTGGGCGCCATCTTtaaggtgagggggggggtcGCACCCATtgagggtgatgggggggggggtccctgtaTGTACCCTATGTGTAACCTATATGTGACTTATATGGATCCCATGTTCctcccatgtccatcccatgaTGTTCCCATGTGCATCCTGTATCCATCCCATGATGTTCATATGCTGTTCCCATATTGTTCCCATGTTTATTCCCATGTCCTTCCCATGTCATTCCTATGTTATTCCAATGTTgttcccatgtcattcccatatCCctcccatgttatccccatgtcCCTCCCCTGTCATTCCCATGTTATTCCCATGTAATTCCCATGTCCCTCCCACATCATTCCCATGACATTCCCATGATATTATTCCCGTGTTATTCCCATGATGTTCCCGTGTCATTCCCATGTCCTCATTCCCATGTCctcattcccatgtcattcccatgtaaTTCCCGTGTTATTCCCATGTTATTCCCACATAATTCCCATGTACTTCCCATGTTATTATTCCCATGTCCCTCCCATGTAATTCCCAttattcccatgtcattcccacgTCATTCCCATGTTATTCCCATGTCCATTCCCATGTAATTCCCACGTCATTCCCATGTTGTTATTCCCGTTATTCCCATGTTATTCCCATGTCATCCCCACATCATTCCCATGATATTCCTATGTTGTTATTCTCATGTTATTCCCATGATgttcccatgtcattcccatgttatTCCCGTGTTACTCCCATGTTATTCCCGTTATTCCCATGTAATTCCCATGTCACCATTCCTGTCATTCCCACATCATTCCCATGTTATTCCCATGTAATTCCCATGTTAttattcccatgtcattcctATGTCATTCCCATGTAATTCCCGTGTCCATCCCACatcattcccatgtcattcccatgttatTCCCGTTATTCCCATGTAATTCCAATGTTATTCCTGTgttcccccccccagctccgcTCCCCGGCCCCTCCCCCCGCCCTGCCCCCCGCGGCCGCGCGGTTCGAGCTGCCTGCGGTCACGTGCTCAGGGCTGCGGCTCCGCTTCCTGCGGctggcgggggggggaggggcagggcaggccccgccccctcggTGGCTGCGTTACGTCACACACAGCGACTCCTACGTCATGAGGATGGAGGCCCCGCCCCCACCCCCGCTGCCCGCGCAGACCAGCAGGGGGAGCCAATGACacccattgataaccattgacacccattgatacctaTGGAcaccattgataaccattgacacccattgatacccattgacacccattgatacctaTGGAcaccattgataaccattgacacccattgataccctaTGGAcaccattgataaccattgacacccattgacctccattgacACCAATTGACTGTCATTGACCTCCCATTGATATCCAATGACTcccattgacctccattgatacccattgacctcaattgatacccattgactcccattgacctccattgactccattgataCCAATTGACAAGGATTGATCTCCACTCATACCATTGATTGCCATCGACCAACATTGACACCaattgactcccattgacaaccattgatctccattgactcccattgacctccattgacACCaattgactcccattgacaaccattgatctccattgactcccattgatctccattgaCACTAACTGCCCTCCATTGACACCCCCACATCTCCCCCATTTACCCTCACCCCAATAAACCCTCTCCCCCCTCTGTGTCTGTGTCCCCCTCACTTCTCCACCCCATCCCCCACCAGCGGTGCCCACACCTTGGGGGCCACCCCCCCATAGGCCCTATAGCGATGGTTGAGCCGGGAGCGACCGTGGAGCCCATAGCGGGTGCTGAGGGCACCTTGGGGTGCTGGGGCCCCGAACAGCACCCGCCGGGCGCGCGCCAGCACCAGAGCCATGGCACAGAGAGCACAGGGCTCCCGGGTCAGCAccacatcccagccctggcacaggtaTCCCATAgtgtccccattgtccctattgatcccattacccccattacccccattgcccccattgcccccattacccccattgaccccattacccccattacccccattacccccattgcccccattgcccccattgcccccattgcccccattacccccattgtccctattgtccccattgcccccattacccccattacccccatagcccccatagcccccatagcccccatagcctCTCCTTCTCCGCGCCACCTCCTCCAGGCACCTCATGGTCGCATGGCTCAgggggtgccccccccgccGCCCATCCCCCGCAGCCGCCACCACCTCCCCGGTACCGGGGTCCATGACGGCGGCTCCGGACGGCTCCATCCCGCTGCGGACCCCGCTCAGTGCAGCCGCCACAGCCGCCGCCATGGCCCCGGCCACCGCGGCCGCTTCCATTGGctgcaatgggggggggtctgCGGGGGGGCTCCCACCGCGGAGCACCCACGGCCACAGCCCCATGGCCAAAGCTGCCTCCGTCTCTGGGCCTGGGTGTGGGGCTCGGCCGGGAACTAGGACCCGGAAGGGGGAACCCAAACCGAGGGGGGACACGGAAGGGCCCAAGAGGACgcggaggggggggaggggggaggcgGTGACGTCAGCGGTGACGTCATTGATGGGGTTGTCCCTGGTGACGTCATTGACGGGGTTGGCCCTGGTGACATCAGCGGTGACGTCATTGACGGGGTTGTCCCTGGCGGCATCAGTGACGTCATCAGTGTCCTTGGTGGCCATGGATGGGCCCTCGGTGACGTCATTAGTGACGTCATCAGTGCCTTTGGTGATGGCGGAGGGGGCCTTGGTGACGTCACCGGAGGGGTCAGGGGTCGTGGCGGCGGTGACGTCATCGGCGGCTCCGTCGCCTGCGGTGGGGGGAGAGGCTGAGAGTGAACCCTgaccccccattcccatccccatccatccccattcattcccattatcccttattcccccatccccattcattcccattgcCCCAATTCCCATCCATTCCtattcacccccattcccattgtccccTATTCCCCCatccattcccccccattcccatcccaattcccattccccccgattcccatccccattcatccccattcattcccattatcccttatcccccattcccatccatccccattcattcattcattcccTATCCCCCCCCGCACAGCAGCAGGacgaggccccgccccccttggccccgcccccccctttggccccgcccctcctcatccatccccattCATTACCCTGCGGCTCCGCCCACTCCGCGGGGGGGGGGCGCGTCCTCCTCGAGGCACAGCAGGAGGGCGGGGCCCGGCCCCCCGCGCATGCGCTTGAGGTGGTTGAGGCCGGGGGGGAGGGGCCTGGCCGCGCGCAGCTGCAGTAACAGCCTCTG
The Melopsittacus undulatus isolate bMelUnd1 chromosome 25, bMelUnd1.mat.Z, whole genome shotgun sequence DNA segment above includes these coding regions:
- the AP4M1 gene encoding AP-4 complex subunit mu-1 isoform X2, encoding MLSQLFILSSKGDRLLHRDFRGDPSDPITDVADVFYRGVTALPGDQAPVFMALGGLHFVHVRHSGLYFVATTTAEASPFTLVEFLNRDFCGLLSEKNLGENFALVSELLEEMLDYGYIQSTAPEVLRSLTQSPPVSPSPFSLLDLGSIGLFGADTQRSKVAPGSAATRPLGTPRGEQGEELFVDVLERLTVVLAPNGTPLKVDVQGEMRLKCYIPNCRELRLGLSEEFCVGKAELRGYGTQVRVDEVSFHPCVNLEEFEAQRVLRVTPPQGEVTLMRYQLLDDVPTPLPFRLYPHMEWDPMGRLRLHLKLRCDLPPNNHAINIRLELPLPKGVTSVAQELSSPDQRAEVPPGSQCIQWDIPKCRGGAQVGAIFKLRSPAPPPALPPAAARFELPAVTCSGLRLRFLRLAGGGGAGQAPPPRWLRYVTHSDSYVMRMEAPPPPPLPAQTSRGSQ
- the AP4M1 gene encoding AP-4 complex subunit mu-1 isoform X3 — its product is MLSQLFILSSKGDRLLHRDFRGDPSDPITDVADVFYRGVTALPGDQAPVFMALGGLHFVHVRHSGLYFVATTTAEASPFTLVEFLNRFVSLLRDFCGLLSEKNLGENFALDYGYIQSTAPEVLRSLTQSPPVSPSPFSLLDLGSIGLFGADTQRSKVAPGSAATRPLGTPRGEQGEELFVDVLERLTVVLAPNGTPLKVDVQGEMRLKCYIPNCRELRLGLSEEFCVGKAELRGYGTQVRVDEVSFHPCVNLEEFEAQRVLRVTPPQGEVTLMRYQLLDDVPTPLPFRLYPHMEWDPMGRLRLHLKLRCDLPPNNHAINIRLELPLPKGVTSVAQELSSPDQRAEVPPGSQCIQWDIPKCRGGAQVGAIFKLRSPAPPPALPPAAARFELPAVTCSGLRLRFLRLAGGGGAGQAPPPRWLRYVTHSDSYVMRMEAPPPPPLPAQTSRGSQ
- the ADAT3 gene encoding probable inactive tRNA-specific adenosine deaminase-like protein 3 produces the protein MRLHTGPYWHKLVQTGDGAADDVTAATTPDPSGDVTKAPSAITKGTDDVTNDVTEGPSMATKDTDDVTDAARDNPVNDVTADVTRANPVNDVTRDNPINDVTADVTASPLPPLRVLLGPSVSPLGLGSPFRVLVPGRAPHPGPETEAALAMGLWPWVLRGGSPPADPPPLQPMEAAAVAGAMAAAVAAALSGVRSGMEPSGAAVMDPGTGEVVAAAGDGRRGGHPLSHATMRCLEEVARRRRGYGGYGGINRDNGDTMGYLCQGWDVVLTREPCALCAMALVLARARRVLFGAPAPQGALSTRYGLHGRSRLNHRYRAYGGVAPKVWAPLVGDGVEK
- the AP4M1 gene encoding AP-4 complex subunit mu-1 isoform X1, producing MLSQLFILSSKGDRLLHRDFRGDPSDPITDVADVFYRGVTALPGDQAPVFMALGGLHFVHVRHSGLYFVATTTAEASPFTLVEFLNRFVSLLRDFCGLLSEKNLGENFALVSELLEEMLDYGYIQSTAPEVLRSLTQSPPVSPSPFSLLDLGSIGLFGADTQRSKVAPGSAATRPLGTPRGEQGEELFVDVLERLTVVLAPNGTPLKVDVQGEMRLKCYIPNCRELRLGLSEEFCVGKAELRGYGTQVRVDEVSFHPCVNLEEFEAQRVLRVTPPQGEVTLMRYQLLDDVPTPLPFRLYPHMEWDPMGRLRLHLKLRCDLPPNNHAINIRLELPLPKGVTSVAQELSSPDQRAEVPPGSQCIQWDIPKCRGGAQVGAIFKLRSPAPPPALPPAAARFELPAVTCSGLRLRFLRLAGGGGAGQAPPPRWLRYVTHSDSYVMRMEAPPPPPLPAQTSRGSQ